A single window of Silene latifolia isolate original U9 population unplaced genomic scaffold, ASM4854445v1 scaffold_597, whole genome shotgun sequence DNA harbors:
- the LOC141639910 gene encoding uncharacterized protein LOC141639910 produces MKPEEVVTRSCKVNPTTDQAAKYACSAILKDSEFKEVDRVECQFTTTATVLDNGTLVCTVTCDGNHILKDPPFNRHSSNQLKAFGTNSGLVCQSSSWENLAASCMSIMLFCRISVPVVSLLQIPCVNDAFALTLS; encoded by the exons ATGAAGCCAGAAGAGGTAGTCACTCGGTCTTGTAAAGTCAACCCAACCACTGATCAAGCTGCAAAATATGCTTGTTCCG CAATTTTGAAAGACTCGGAATTCAAAGAAGTTGATAGGGTTGAGTGCCAGTTCACCACCACAGCCACAGTGCTAGACAATGGAACACTGGTCTGTACAGTCACCTGTGACGGAAATCACATTCTAAA GGACCCCCCTTTCAACCGTCACTCTTCGAATCAGTTAAAAGCTTTTGGAACAAATTCTGGGCTGGTTTGTCAGTCTTCATCATGGGAAAATCTTGCAG CTTCTTGTATGAGTATCATGCTGTTTTGTAGGATCTCTGTACCAGTGgtctcactactacaaatcccttgCGTTAATGACGCTTTTGCATTGACGCTCTCATAA